The following coding sequences are from one Spea bombifrons isolate aSpeBom1 chromosome 13, aSpeBom1.2.pri, whole genome shotgun sequence window:
- the CCDC103 gene encoding coiled-coil domain-containing protein 103, whose protein sequence is MDPPESIDFQELERELAVAVAADEKYKRENDAKFRAIHQKVSSYEEFRDLVLAANLKPLEKKDKIGTERKQPWNPAATVSGPTKESDCSVSQASEAEPKNAFEFTREWRRWGMDKRYDFLLQLGAEKLSQLFPAEICSGLLGEFITSLEEKFQSVHQAEVLKILQSLTKTKRFDLNLIFLSRSEKESCKKLFIRLMEVHEMNHEDAMSERDKLFTNVMALYKVSDPRH, encoded by the exons ATGGATCCCCCAGAATCCATTGATTTCCAGGAGTTGGAGCGAGAGCTCGCTGTCGCGGTGGCCGCTGATGAAAAGTACAAGAGAGAAAATGACGCCAAGTTTAGAGCCATTCATCAGAAAGTTTCATCTTATGAGGAATTCAG AGACCTTGTTTTGGCCGCTAACCTCAAACCTTTGGAGAAGAAGGACAAGATTGGAACTGAAAGGAAGCAGCCATGGAACCCGGCTGCCACAGTTAGTGGACCCACCAAGGAGTCAGACTGTAGCGTATCGCAG GCATCTGAGGCAGAGCCCAAAAATGCCTTTGAATTTACCCGTGAGTGGCGCCGATGGGGAATGGATAAAAGGTATGATTTCCTTCTGCAACTTGGAGCGGAGAAGCTGTCCCAACTCTTCCCGGCAGAAATCTGTTCCGGGCTTCTGGGAGAGTTCATCACATCGCTGGAGGAGAAGTTCCAGAGCGTTCACCAGGCAGAGGTCCTGAAGATTCTGCAAAGCCTAACGAAAACGAAACGTTTTGACCTCAACCTTATCTTCCTCAGCAGGAGTGAGAAAGAAAGCTGCAAAAAGCTATTCATAAGGCTGATGGAAGTTCATGAAATGAACCATGAAGACGCGATGTCTGAAAGGGACAAACTGTTTACAAATGTAATGGCACTTTACAAAGTCAGCGATCCAAGGCATTGA